In the genome of Rhodamnia argentea isolate NSW1041297 chromosome 3, ASM2092103v1, whole genome shotgun sequence, one region contains:
- the LOC125314108 gene encoding TMV resistance protein N-like, translated as MVMKAIKESRIIVFYENYASSQWCLTEMAKIMECKEQENITALPVFYKVNPNEVRGGRKSNNIAIAKHESKLGKDSKKLKRWKEALLDAGNLSEWHLNDGDDESKLIQEIVKEISTTLLVPTPLHVGVVSSDVGVCLDDGFISNNMTLYGLLEVE; from the exons ATGGTTATGAAGGCCATCAAAGAATCGCGAATCATTGTTTTCTATGAGAACTACGCTTCGTCACAATGGTGCTTGACAGAGATGGCaaagattatggagtgcaaggagcaagaGAACATCACTGCTCTACCAGTGTTTTATAAAGTGAATCCAAATGAAGTGAGAGGGGGTAGAAAGAGTAATAATATTGCTATTGCTAAGCATGAGTCCAAGTTGGGGAAAGAttcaaagaaattgaagagatggaAGGAAGCTCTTCTTGACGCTGGTAACTTGTCCGAGTGGCatttgaatgatgg aGATGATGAGTCAAAGCTTATACAAGAAATTGTGAAGGAGATCTCAACAACTCTCCTAGTTCCAACACCTTTACATGTTG GTGTTGTGTCTTCGGATGTCGGAGTTTGCTTAGATGATGGATTCATCTCAAATAATATG ACTCTATATGGCTTGCTTGAAGTGGAATAA